The window ACAACAAAAACTAGTTTAAAGAGAGCAGTTGACCCTTTGACAATCCATCGTTCTTGCTTCTTAGCTGCGTTGCCTTCCCTTCAGATTTACCCACTCCTTTCTGTGTTACTCGAAACATCAATGACAACTGTGTCATGCAGAACTTTGGGGTTTTACGtatacaaaacacattttagagGCATTTAGTACTGCACGTGTTTTATTgaagaatgaatgaataaaacaGCCTGGCTAATTAAGCTGGTCTGGAAATAGTAATCAATTGAAGTTTTAGGTGtcaaagcagaataaaatatgCTTCAGAAGAACCCTTAAActaatgatattttaaattaaatagtttTCAACCAAGCTCTGAAGCACTTTGGGAGCTACTTTTTATATGTCTTCTGAGTACCACTGTAACTACTTCGtaataggaaaggaaaacaaatttcaagCACTGGTTATAGAAGGGGATTTAAGACCAAATGCATTGTACAAAGCACCAAAGCATTCACTGTCAGTCAAACACTGTAAGAGAATGTCATCCATCACAATATTCACACATGCTAACTGTTATATCCTAACAAACGCACATataagcaaatggaaaaaatagtttaaagtCTCCATCACCAGGTTTCTAATTAAAGTCTATTACAATGAGGTTCCatgatacaaaaataataataatctttagAATAATAGGTGTGGTACAAGAGTTACACTTCTTCACTATACAAATACTCAGTCCAGTGGTGACAGACTGTGATTCAAGTCGTTGCCTATCCTTACACGGTTCTATAAATGCATGTCTGTTACATTAACACATTACAGACCATAGGTTTTCACTGCAGTTACTTGAAAGCATctgttaagaaaacaaacaaacaagaaattgCCCAAGAAATGTctttgtttgtacatattttacCTATAACGTTAGAGGAGCATCTTAAGCAATGATGACACTCCTCTCCTCTTGGCACTGTATAGATGAGTGTAAATTGGTAATCTCCAAAATGACCAATACAACACAGCACACTGCATAGCTATTGTAAACTCTACCTTGTTATATAAACTACTGGATGTATGCTAAGTATGAACAGTTTGCATAGTTGCACAGTAATAATTATTCACACCGGGCTCTTTTACACTATTCTTAAAATATGTGCAGCTAACATTCAGGCCAGCAGTTTGCTTTTAAGAATCCACAAACTTAAATTCATATGATGTTATTCAGGTATTGCTCATACATTTAAATACAGCAGGAGGAATAGGCTATTGTTGAAGACACATTAATTGTAGAATACACTGATTTATCAAAATATTGATTGTACTTAATGTTCTTTTTTACTTTCGAGGGCAAATGTacaaaagcacattaaaaaaaaatgctggtatTGAATAAAGCCCAtgtaaagaaatagaaaattagTCTAAACCAACTTGTGCTACTTGTTTTGACAATGTCTGAAGttacaaggagagaaaaatgcatttgaataatACTGATGCCCCAGAtagattatattttttctgattcCTTAAGGactattttatatttatgagCTCTTACCAAAGGCATATATCTATGACAAAActgtcatttttgaaaatgaaggaaagttGCTGCTAATTCATAAAATTTTAGAGATGCTTAAGAGCTTTCATTAACAATGACCATAGAAAAAGCTCCACCAATATACTGACAGATACCAATTTACATTACACTTTCACATtcggtgtatttttttttcattaaaaatctaAGAATGTATTaggaaaaatgcattaattacTGACGGCCATTGGAAGGTTCTTGCTAACCTTTCAATATGCCTTCAGAATTAGTTAGTAAATGATGCATTTCTGAAGTTTGTCTTTGCATGCTTCATATATTTACATGAAAATGCATTCCCAAGCAAGTAATAAGCATGAGAAATTACACAATACTTAAACATACCTGTTAGAAGTTTTAAGATAAATGCAAAGTTCCATCGAATTACTGAATGTAGTCACTACAGGATCGCACCGAGAGTTTAAAATCAAACAGCAAGAACTTAATTTACTAAGTGCTGCACTGACTTATGAGTCTGAAGCTCACTGACTACATGACTGAGCTGCATTTAATTTAGTTCAGGACCTGCAAGCATATCTTTTATAACAAACACCTCCATTCTGGTACAATTTTGTTTAGCTTGCAAACTCTGCAATTTAAtttgaatgtttttaaatttggtAGAGAAGAGCTTATGTAAATTCTATTAGCTCGTACCTTCCCAGCTAGATAGACACTAGCATCTGTCTCGACGTTTTGCAGTTGTTTCGGGAGAGCAGACTGGGGCTTTTGTGCCAAGTGGAACTACTCTCGCCGTTGATCAGTGTAATTCTTAAAGCCTATTTCACAAAATtgtcataaatatttatgtctCTAAGCTACACGTTCATACAAAATTTTATTCGGATTACTACCGTAGGGCTATTACTCCAGAGAGTCTAAAGTTATTAACATTCTTAGATGTCCGTACATTTCTCATTAAACAGCAAACTTCAACACAAGTTCTTGTAAGACTGTTTATTGAATTTAACGGTTCAGACGGAGTTTAGATGCAGcttatatagaaaaaaaatgtcttttcaggTAAACTGCAATCAAAAATAACTTAGTATAAAATACTAAGAGACTAACTGAGATTGTAGATTTCCTAACATGTAAAACTATAAAGTATTTGTGCATGCTCACTATTTGATTTCCTTTGTTGTTACAGAGGACTTGTTAAAAggagtttctttgtttttctgagacTCAGTGTAAGTCTATGAAATGGAATCATCGTCATCACAATTCAGATATACAAGACCAAAACTGGCACAGAAGattgaaatctttttttcccaaaaagttGAGGCAGCTTTTGTTGAATGgtatctgtgtgtgtatgtatatatatatgtatatataacatAAACTCTGGTGGCTTTGGAGCATCACAGagagaatcctttttttcttttgagatctTGGAAAAAGCTTCCCACGAGTACCAACGAAAACAGGTAAGGAGGAAGAGAAGTAGCAGCTTGTTTCTTACATACAGCCCAACACCATGCGCAGCTGCCCAGCATCTCAGAACGAAGAGAGAAGGGTAATGAACATCACGTGGAGGCATATCCCCCTCGTGTTGCAAGCACGTCTGAGATTTCTCTGGGGAGAGGGAAGCAAGCACAAGGGTAAAGCATCAGTCTACGTTTCATGCATAGCTACTGTGCGTTGCCCCGCTTCCGCGGCGCTCTGTCAGACATCCGAGTTGGAGCTGAGGTTTGTTAACCTGGGGTCGGCATTGATCTCGTATCTGTAGTGATATCCCTCCATGTGATCCCTACAGGCGTCTCGGATGTTGTGCATCCACTTTTTGATTCCTTTTCGGTTCAAGTACAAAACCAGGAGAAAGATGGCCCCGATGAGAGCCAAGACTATCCCTAAGAAGACGTAGGAAGTCTGTAGCTGGGAAGGCAGGTCTACGGGCACGGAGCAGTTCAGGTCCGAGGCGTTGATCTTCAGCAGGGCTTTGCCCTGCATCTTCTCGGGGTGGGCGCAGGTCAGGGCCTCCTTGCCCTCGACCTGGTCGCTCTCCTTGAGCCAGGCCACCAGGTCCTCGATGGCGCAGTCGCAGACCCAGGCGTTGCGGCCGAAGCCGATGTGCCGCAGGGCGGGCAGCCCGCGCCACTGGGCCAGGGTCCCGTTCCTCAGCACGCCCAGCGAGTTGTCGCTGAGGTtgaggctctgcagctggcccaGCCCCTGGAAGGAGACGTTCCGCAGCCCCACCAGCGAgttgttgctgaggtccagGTGGCGCAGGGCGGGCAGGGCGCCGAACATGCcggcgggcagcagcagcagcccgttGTCGGCCAGCTCCAGGCGGCTGAGGTTGCGCAGggcccctgcctgcagcagggcggccagccccagcagggctccCTGGTCGCGCAGAGCCCCGCGGAGGGCCAGCTCCTCCAGCGGGCTGCCGCCTTGGCCGAAAGCCTGCGGGCTGAGGGACGCCAGCGGGTTGCCGCTGAGGTCCAGCTGCCGCAGCGAGGGCAGAGCCGAGAGGGCGCCGGCCTCCACCACCCGCAGGTGGTTGCCGCTGAGGTTGAGGGCGCCCAGCTCGGCCAGGCGCTGGGCGGCGAAGGCGCCGGCGGGCAGGCGGCGCAGCGGGTTGCCGGTGATGAAGAGGTTGCGCACGTAGGGCGGCAGGTCGGGCGGCACCTCCGTCAGGTTGCCGTTCACGCACTTCACCGTCTTGGCCGCCTCCGAGCACTCGCAGCCGGCCGGGCAGCCGCCGGGCTGCTGAGCCGAGCCGCAGCCCAGCAGGacgtgcagcagcagccccaggcacagcGCCCCGCCGCGCTCGGCTTCGCGCCCCGACAtcgctccggctccggctccggctccgacACCGgtgggcggcggcggcccggcCCGCGACGGGACCTTCCCCTCCGGGCGCATTCGGCTCCGGCcggcgaggagaggagaggagaggcgagGCGAAGCCGGCTCCGCTCCGCGGACCTGCGGCGGGGGAAGGAAAGGCAGAGGGCAGCGCGGAGCCCCCCGCAGcacgccccccgccgccccgtgCCTCGCCCGCCGCCCCCGACACGTGGCCGGCCCCGGCTCCGACCCCGCGGCTCTGCCCGTCCACGGCTCACGGCGGGGCGCAGGGCGAGACCCCGCTCCCTGTCCCGGGGCTCCCCGTGCTGGGGCTCCTCATCCCCGGGCTGCCCGCCCCGGGTCTCCCCGTCTTAGGTCCGCCCGTCTCCGCGCCCCCCGTCCCGGGGCTCCCCGCCGCGGGGCTCCCCGCTCCCGGCTCGCCCCGACTGCCGGTGCCGGAGCCCCGTCCCTCACCTCCCGCCGCCGCGTCCGGAGCCAActccaccgccgccgccgccgcctcccccccggccccgccgccaacTCCTTGCCCACCCTCGCCGCGCCTGGCCCTGCCTCCGCTGCCAGGAGAAACCAAGCGCCGCCCCGGCCGGGGGGAGCCCTCACCGCGCCCGCCCCACGCGGCCGCCACCGCCGCTCGCCCGGTCCCAGCCCCCGGTCCCCGCTCCTCTGCCCCGCTCCTTCCCCGGGGCGGCCCGAGCCGGGCACCCGGCGGCACGGAGGGGCCCGCCCggagccccgctcccctcggTCCCCCCGGCTGTGGTGGTGCGGCCGGAGGTTTACCTGGCCGCCGAGCGGAGCGCGGGGGGCCCGCGGCCCCGTGCCGTCGAGGGGCAGGGGTTGGGGTTCCTGCGGGGAAGGGGCGATGCCTGCCGGGGGATCGGTTGTGGGGaggaaagtgaaataaaaagggGCAGCAGTACCACCAAAATGTCCCGAACAAGCCGCAAAACTAAACGGAGATAAAGCTGGCGGGACCTTTCGAGGCCCTGGAACAAAGGAATAAACCGGAGTGGCAAAGGGACAGCTTTACACTGAAATATAAGTTATACTGTGCTAAGGCAAAAGCCTCAATACCCAGCCACGTGGGAAACaacacttcccccccccccccatatatCAGAGTTATCTTATATCAGAGTTATCTTCCTTCTGCTCTCCTGGCCAGCTGGATTCCCTGCGTGGCCtctctgttctttgttttttgtcttctttcagaGTTCCTCCAGCAGGTCCCCCAGGATCTGTGGAACAACCAGCTAAAGCCCCAAGTCTGTAGGACCGCTCTCCCCTGGTGGCATGGGGGTCCCACCAGACCAGGGTGTGTTGGATGGGAAGGTCCCAGGGAAAATGAAATAGGGAACAGCAGAAGTGATAGAGATGCAAGGCACCCCAAGTGACTTGGAGTCACGAGTGGTCCCAAAAGTTTGTGAGGTTGCTGCCTGGATGTGTGGTTACAAAAGCAATGGCACTACACCGCGTGAGTTTTTAGTTTATTAAAGGGAATGTGAGTTCTGGATCCAAAAGGCGGTAGCAGTATAAAACTTAGAGAAGTGGATAGGTGGAGAGTGTCTGTGTTTTGTAAGAGAGGCATGGTTCTCTAATCTGTTAGAACACTTTGGAagagttaaaggaaaaaaataaagttggcCTGTTAGACAACAGTGGAATTCAGTGGCCAGTAAGACGTTTCCAGGAGTTTCCTGAAAGAAGATAAAGAAGATAGCCTGTAAAATAGTTaactaaaaatattaacaattctgaggtcacatagAAAAAATACTTACTGCATGTacccatgttttttttttttttttttttttgataaaacatTTAGATACAATGTCAATTTTAATATAatgcaaagaacaaaaatacagatCATACTGTGCTGACCAAAATTGTTCTCCTGGTGCTTCATGAGTGTCTAGATGCATCTGCGTCTCTGAATAGTGTTAGCTCCTCATGCAAGGAACTCCTTGTTCCATGTTTGTCAGTGCTGCagtaatgcaaataataaataacaaggATTTTCCTATTAGCCAGTGCTGAATTGCACCTGCTCACCCTGCTTATgtttgcaagaagaaaaacacttgtTAATCTGCTCTGTTCTCTTCCCGTTTACataaaacagcttttctctGATGTGTACTCTAAGAAGGAAACTGCTTTCTGGTGAATACAGTTTTATTGAGAGGATTTCCTGGATGTGTTTACAATCTGTGCttggaaagagaagaaggaaaaacatataattaaaaatatatattttttagattAGTTTTGGATATTATGATTGATTGATTTGTGAATTTGCATTGCACAGCCCATAGaatctcatctttttttttttttttttttttgaataaagcTTATGCAAAACTTTGTACTGAGTTAAAACACAGTATTTGCAAAGACACAGTCTGGACTAGACTCAAACTGGAAGACAGTTTACCACAAGCAAATTGTTCCTGTGTCTGTTATTCCTCTGGGTTGGCTGAGAAGCTTCTGTTAACAGGAAAAATCAGTACTCCAGTATTTCAGCTCCCCCAGCCTGAAAATGTGATGCCTGCCTAAAGGAGTGCAGAGAGTTGTAGAGAGAACTGGCAATAACTGATAGGAAAATTTATGCTTCTTCTGTGAAGTGTTTCTACATTGCCTCTACAGTGCTTGAAGATAGGAAGTGGCCTTGGAAGGGTGGTGTTTGTGGTGTGCTAAAGTTTATACACCAAATGAGCAATAGCACAGGGACCagaattcttttctttcacCAAAAATATCTGCccacaaaaaaaggaagaacaagctGCAAGTTCCATCTGCTTCCTCACATGGAGAGATCCAGCAGGTCCTCCAAAGGATACCTTCTGTTTCCCTTGGGACTCGGCTTAATTTGAAGAAACATCATCAGAATACTTAAAATGGTGCCATAAAAATACTTAAGCAACCAAATGCTACCTTGAATTCTTTCGTGAATGCTTTATTCCGTACTCACATGCTACACACATAAACATTTATGTTCTGTTTGTCTTAAGTGTTAAGGTACACTTAAATTTATATGGTAGATTTATAAGGTAGTTATTGGTTTTTATATAAATTGAAACAATACAGAATACAATcttcacattattttttaactagCACTTAGTTCCAGACACAAAAACACCCTGCCCTAATGATCTGGTGACCTACTCTGGTTTTCACTGTCTATACGATAAATGCAGGATAAATCCTACAATTATCTTTACTTCTCTGTGGAAATCATTCAGTCATTAGTCACTATACAAGATAAAACCCcatgtttgtattttcttacataCTGTCCATTTTTATGTTGAAGAAACTGGAAGCCAGTCTTATACAAACAATGTCAATTTTTAATACATTGAAAGcgtgtattatttttttctggtactATATGAAAAAAGATTTCAGCTATAAGCAAcctttttgtcttaaaaaataagtaaattggGAATGTCTAATAATGCACTCTTATGAGTTCTGGGGACTCTGGCATCCTTTAGGTGGAGATGGAAGGGATGATAGCAGACAAAGTGTCCTCACCTGAATATAAGCAACACCAAAAAATTTTAAGTTATACAGATACAGCTCACCTGGTTTTCTGGTGATCAGTAACAAAAAATGGCATAGAAGAGGCTCAGCAGGTTTGGGAACATAGTGGGTTTGATTCCCCACCATCTTCTGCGTTGTGTTGCTGTCTGTGCTCTGGCAAGGTGAATGCAAAGGTGAACGCCTCCCCTTAGTGACAagcatgactgaaaaatcatacTTGTATGCAAGTATGCAAGATTAAAAAGCCTGGTGAATCAGTTACCAACCTCTTTTCCTCTATGAACATTGATCCTTTGAGACCTGTCTCTGGCCACTGTGAGGTCTCTAAGCTCTTGAGGTGTGTAAGTTCCTCGTCTACTGAGTTcttttgctttgccttcccaGCCTTCTCCTGCTTTATCTCAACTCCTCGCATCTTAGGGTTTCCTATGCCTGTGTTATGAAAGGAATGTGTATTTAGGAACTGGAAGGGAATGAGACCAGGAAGACAGCAAGACAgcgttgttttttttcactctgCATTTGTATAGTACTTTCAGACAGCAAGGAAGGAAGATGAtactttcccttccctccagcaccaGCGACTCCACCTGAAATACTGCATTCCATTCTGGCATCCTCTGACTAGAAAAATGACAAGAAAgagtgaagaaagaaagaaaagagcagtAAAAGTGATTCAGAGGCTAGATGTATACTGACTTATGTGGAGAGActaaattaactttaaaaagcTTGCACAAGCAAAAGGCCACGGAAGATATCTCTGTCAGAAAGCAGACTGTAAAACTGAGTGAAGAAGGGAGTTGCTTATAGTTAGTTATTCAAGGTGGGCAGGGATGATGggataaaatgcagaaaagaaaactgcatgACTGATATAAAATAAGCTTGCCTACATTACAGAGCTGTCTCCTAGCATACTGTGCTACTGGTATTCTACgttgattaattttaaaaagtccttCAGAATTAATCATACGATCTCTGTGCTATATTCAACTGAATAAACCCGTGAAGACATGACTAGTACATACCTgtgtttctgccatgctgggaaAGAGTCTTAAAGACTCTCCAGCTGGTGCGTGTTGGTAAGTCTTGATGTATGAAAGGTAAATTTTGGACTTTTCCTGACCACTTCTTACAGATTTGGGAATCTCTTTCCTTAGATCATGGTTGTCAACACTTAAAAATTTTATGCAATTTCTCACAATTGCTTCAATCTAAGAACCTCTTACTTAGGTTCGATCTTTTTATCCCATGGAAGTCCACCATTTGTCTTTAAGTCCACTATGGTGAGAAATAGAAAGGTTATGCAGTAACTGAGTGTTTTGAGAGGAATACATATCCTTAATTTTCCCTTTGTCTACTGCTGTGACACTGTGGCCAAAAATCACAATGTCCTCTGAAATTACATGTAGAGTCTATTACGTGTCCATTCTGCCACTCTCATTCTGATAAAATTAATATCAGGATCAAAATACATCAGCTTTCTCTGTCTAAATTTGCCTGCTTAAAATACAGTAGTTACATGGATTTAATACAATAATGAACCTGATGTGTGTCATCACCAGCTAGCCATTGAAAGTTAATTTTACTGCACTTACTGAAcaattttaatatcttttatgGGTACCACATGCATTTTACATTAGAAATTCAGTTATAATTATGAGCCTGATGTCATAAATGGCTTGAGGTCTGCCCCATTAGATTTATTATTCATGAatataaactggaaaaaaacttCAGTCACAGATAAGGAGCCAAAGTCTTGCTCTGGGTTTGGAGCAAGAGTCCACCTAGTTCAGCATTTTGCCTTTTATGGTGCCAGCACATATGGCTGAAGAAAGA is drawn from Anas platyrhynchos isolate ZD024472 breed Pekin duck chromosome 3, IASCAAS_PekinDuck_T2T, whole genome shotgun sequence and contains these coding sequences:
- the TPBG gene encoding trophoblast glycoprotein, with the translated sequence MRPEGKVPSRAGPPPPTGVGAGAGAGAMSGREAERGGALCLGLLLHVLLGCGSAQQPGGCPAGCECSEAAKTVKCVNGNLTEVPPDLPPYVRNLFITGNPLRRLPAGAFAAQRLAELGALNLSGNHLRVVEAGALSALPSLRQLDLSGNPLASLSPQAFGQGGSPLEELALRGALRDQGALLGLAALLQAGALRNLSRLELADNGLLLLPAGMFGALPALRHLDLSNNSLVGLRNVSFQGLGQLQSLNLSDNSLGVLRNGTLAQWRGLPALRHIGFGRNAWVCDCAIEDLVAWLKESDQVEGKEALTCAHPEKMQGKALLKINASDLNCSVPVDLPSQLQTSYVFLGIVLALIGAIFLLVLYLNRKGIKKWMHNIRDACRDHMEGYHYRYEINADPRLTNLSSNSDV